The Epinephelus lanceolatus isolate andai-2023 chromosome 12, ASM4190304v1, whole genome shotgun sequence genome segment ggtcaggcgccctgagcggttggggggttcggtgccttgctcaagggcacctcggcagtgcccaggaggtgaactggcacctctccagccaccagtccacgctccatattttggtccagacggggactcgagcaggcgaccctccggttcccaacccaagtccctatggactgagctactgctagCCTAGCACCTAGCGATCTTTTCTTCCCATATGAAgtcaggaacaacagcaacatttaacaaaggtaacggcacataatttggctccattacagctcacaaggttcactgacaaaacaactgtcttatactaaaatcgttttccaaacaaatacaacatgctaacattattagcacaagcctatggcattttacaatgtataaattagcctagcaatgagcgtagatttcctctgctcatatgaagccaggagaaatcacacacaagactaaaaatgatatctttgtggaggctttattgtcttcacagtttattgttaatgtttcttatctgtgaaattaaagtaggCTAAATAACAGCTTTgattccactgagggaaatggtgtcagcttacagaaatagacaggaggtctgcatcgtcgggacgtgtagttacatttctggggaggcgCACTTCAGGCTGTGGCGttgattcaacgcagaagtataaattccacaTTATGGGGAACTAGTCTAAATGCCCATGGTGTTATTATTCTGTAGCCTTTACACCGTGCATTTAGCATTTACTTGATAATGTAGAGTTAAAGTAAAAAAACCTGTCTATTTCCACTTCAAGTAAAATGAAATGTCAGTTATATTTCTCCTGCACTAGAGAAAATATAGTTAAAGGCATTTACTTTAAGTGTTTTACTGCTGGTGAAAGTGCCAGTTTTTCCTTCTCTGTTATTAGTTTCATTTTAAGTGCTAGTACATGTCAGATTTCTTTATAGACTTGATTCATGAGTCTGGAGACGAGGCTGGTTAAAGAGCACTTAGCTAAATGTATTAAACCTTATATTGGACATAATCCACCCAAAGCAAACATGCTGTACCTTTCCACTAATATACTCTTGTCCTCTTAAGGTTTAAATCCAGCTAATATAAATCTTTATCTGAGTATGTGACAAATGCATACATTAATATTTGCAAAAGCCTCATAAattatatacagtggtggacaAAGGGTGGACAGCTCTTGCATAATGCAGTAATCTGAGCATTGGGAAACTGTAACCCCTGAACACAGTGCACCCTGTGGGAATGAAACGCTAAGCATATAGACTTAACAGAGATACACCACTTAATGGGACGTTACCATGACAGGACAAAGTATGAGCGGGCataaaagagggagaggggatgAAAACGTCTCAGTCATTGTCAGGAGTCGACACAGACGAATCAGCAAGGTAGGTACTCATAGAACTGCTTGAGATGTCAAATTTTTTAACCTTCTGTTCTTGGTTGAAATATGTTATATAACAATCAATTTAAAATTAATATGAGACTGACTATTCTTTGCTATTGCACCTGTTTTTGCCTAGAATTTTTATGTACTATATATTTTAAATCAATTCCAAAAAATTGTGAGACAATCACCTGTAAGTATAGACTTAGATTAAAACACTATTCAGTGAGACATGTCTTGAAATCTGGAGTACCGCAAGTATTGTGCATACTATATAATAAATTCTGTGCTTTATCTCTCGTAGGCTGCAGCACTGAACAGAACAATGAAGTTGTTGGTCTTGGCCTTAACCATCGCCCTGCTGTTTACAGCTGGTAAGTCTGTCACTGATTCTCCACTGAATAAACACAACCTGTGCTGCTGTGCAACAGAGACGTCTGCTTTCTTTCTCAGTCATTGCTAAACACGAAACACAATTCCAAGACAGTCTTTGCCTTTTGCAGATTGTAGGAGTCATATCCAAGACGTGAAAGTAACTGACTTACCTGTGACAGCTCAGTGTGGCTTTGAGCACCCCTTAATTATCAAAGCAGAGTAAAGCTGACAACTTGCAAATGCTCATTTTCCTAAGATAGATTCCCTGCGGAGAACACATGGGCCACATTATGGCTTGAATTTAATCAGACCACAACGTGGCTGGGTTACTGAAGGGGCCTAAAGGGCAAAGAACCAGGggtccaaagtgtcaggggcctcCTTGGCcttgcaaaatgtcaccaaCCAGAAAGAGACTGACCtcacagagatgcaaaggaactgcaaagtgacacaaaatgaccaaaaagatgcaaaacaacaacaaaaaaatgggcaaaacCATCACGAAGTTGGTGTGTCTTGCACCTTATGTAGAAGAGATGGTGGGACCTTTTGCCTATCTGTGCCCATGgtcccactgtctcataatctaCCCACGGGCCAACAAGAAAGAAGCACAAATGACTGAAATATTGTTTTTGCCGGTTTTCAGGTGAAGCTCTGAACTGCCACCGGTGTGTCTCTAAAACGGCTGGAGGAACCTGTGAGCTCAGTGTGGAGGCATGTAAACCAGGGAAGGATGCCTGCGCCGCTGTGAGATTCCTCAGAGCACCAAGTGAGTTTCTCTTCATGCTCAAAGTGTtgtatcattaacaaatacatggaCTCAGTACATGAATGAATTATAGTATTAAAGGGGAAGTTTATtgaagaaaaatatttgcatgAGTACCGTGGTACCAAAATTAGATGGCTAGGGCCACAATTGGTGGTGTAAATTAATTagtttaagtttttaaaaatgtataaaatcagTATCATGCAAGGTAATGTACATTAGAAAGTCAGCTGCATGTCAAATAACTTAAACAGATTGTCAGATGTTTGGGAATCAGGTGTCAAAATGTATTGGCACTACAGCCACAAAATAACCTTTTCCTTTTTAACTTTCTTAGATGGCCAGTACCAGAAATGCATGGCTCTGGAAGACTGCGAATTGCTGAAGCTGAACGCCTACATCGATGTCAACTGCTGTACCGGAGACATGTGCAACACCTTTTAATATCACAATGTATCGGAGCATCTTTGAGCACGGCACTTAAACCCAATGACTCCCGCCGACTGCTGCAAGGGGCTTCCAGGTGTGAATACATGCATGAGTTCAAAGAAGCCACAGTACCTTTTATAAAATCTGCTCCGTCAATCTTTTCccatgataaataaaaaaatgtttccacaaAAAGAAAGTTCCTGTTCTCATTCTTTTGGAGAGCCACATCAAGTCAAAAACAAAGTCTGCATAGTATGAAAAATACAAGGAGTTAGAGGGTTCATGTTCAGGCAAGAGTTGCATGTTCAGCAGGTTGGGTTATTGTAATAGCCTTTTCTCTTGCGACCTCAAAAAGGTGCTCAGATAACTTGAGCTCATTCAGAAAACTGCTGCCACTGTTAGACATCTATGCTATCAGAGATGAAGAAAAGCATATCACAGCAGTTCTCGGGGCTTTGCACTGACTTTTGACCTAACTACTCtataacattaaatattcatgacCAAAACTGACCCCAGAGTTTCAAAGAACGTCCTCAGGTATGAttcattaaagggatacttcatgCCAAAATCACAAGTacttttttcctcttacatgtagtgctttttatcaatctagatttttttggtgagagtgttggagatatcagccatatagatgtctgccttctcttgaatataatgtaactagacagcactcagcttgtggtgctcaacaGCAATGCCTCTGCTCAGAGATCATAACCCTGTTGCTCAAcataatctacagaccttgttgtgagcattttcatGTACTGAACTACGCCTGTCAACaatatcactgcgcagaaggatgCATGCATCAACTCATggtgacagcgtgagatgtatGCATTAATGACGTCCtcttcagctgagctgtaatgtaagctagctcagtggtgctaggtgagctagtagGTGTATgcggtgaaaaaaaaaaaaagttcctactagctttgagcaccacaagccaagtgccaacTGGTTCCTTTATATTTGAGAGAGGGCAGACCAATTTCtccaactcacactaaaacaatctggatagataaatagcactatgggtaagaggaagaatatgtatTTATGATTTAGGGGtggactgttcctttaagagaCAAACTGCTAACCTGCTTCATTGGGCAACTAGCAAAACAATTCTTTAAAcagaaatgggatgtgttgaACACCCTGTTGTGTTATGCAGGTGCACTGCCTATGAAAATTGTGCCATTAAAGCTACTCTttcctttcttgcatttcacacagcacttgaaaaaatttgaacatccacaactcccgcctccctccaaagtcccatcctcctccattacgtccttaTTACGCCTATGATGGACGTAGGTGTTGGCAAGGTAACATGAGAAGAGGAGAGcaagtgtaacgttacaaccaagacattcaaacgcaaccccggagttttaaaactcaaccggagtcagtgatgactgatgagttttagaataaggttacagtgctaacattagatagtagcgttaacattactagtaagtggaaacgcacaaggaagataacgttaatgtttcagtggctacactacagtaggctaacgttagccattagcaactggatgttgtgttgtcatatataacgttatatgttatattagaagcaaactaaacattcGTTACCTGTCTtgcacagtcaaacgcaaccccagagTGTTTTATCCagggtcagtgatgactgatgagttttataatatGACGTAaacgctaacgttagatagtactggtgactggcaacaaaaaaggaagacaatACTGAGGCTCAGGCAACGTTaagctacagtaggctaaccgttagcaactggatgctgtgctGTCATATGTAACGTTATAGCCaatgttacattagaggcaaactaaaaatacctgtccagcagaaactctgcgaccatctcgtccctttttagctcaggatgaagctgcatctGCATGTTACGCGAGTGGTTACATCAGtccagtcggaggcctccacgtgaggaagacagacaggatgctCAGCCAATCATTGCGTCCGgtcagaatgcaatgattggtcggagttttcttagaaccatatgagaatggtacaattatgagtttttatcattttagtgtgccatcagcttattaatagcattttaacctaaacaaa includes the following:
- the ly97.3 gene encoding uncharacterized protein ly97.3, with product MTGQSMSGHKRGRGDENVSVIVRSRHRRISKAAALNRTMKLLVLALTIALLFTAGEALNCHRCVSKTAGGTCELSVEACKPGKDACAAVRFLRAPNGQYQKCMALEDCELLKLNAYIDVNCCTGDMCNTF